A part of Cannabis sativa cultivar Pink pepper isolate KNU-18-1 chromosome 6, ASM2916894v1, whole genome shotgun sequence genomic DNA contains:
- the LOC115725506 gene encoding alpha-humulene synthase: MSYQVLASSQNDKVSKIVRPTTTYQPSIWGERFLQYSISDQDFSYKKQRVDELKEVVRREVFLECYDNVSYVLKIVDDVQRLGLSYHFENEIEKALQHIYDNTIHQNHKDEDLHDTSTRFRLLRQHGFMVSSNIFKIFKDEQGNFKECLITDILGLLSLYEASHLSYIGENILNEALAFTTTHLHQFVKNEKTHPLSNEVLLALQRPIRKSLERLHARHYISSYENKISHNKTLLELAKLDFNLLQCLHRKELSQISRWWKEIDFVHKLPFARDRIVELYLWLLGVFHEPELSLARIISTKVIALASVADDIYDAYGTFEELELLTESINRWDLNCADQLRPECLQTFYKVLLNCYEEFESELGKEESYKVYYAREAMKRLLGAYFSEARWLHEGYFPSFDEHLKVSLISCGYTMMIVTSLIGMKDCVTKQDFEWLSKDPKIMRDCNILCRFMDDIVSHKFEQQRDHSPSTVESYMRQYGVSEQEACDELRKQVINSWKEINKAFLRPSNVPYPVLSLVLNFSRVMDLLYKDGDGYTHIGKETKNSVVALLIDQIP; the protein is encoded by the exons ATGTCATATCAAGTTTTAGCCTCATCACAAAATGACAAAGTATCAAAAATTGTTCGTCCAACAACAACTTATCAACCTTCTatttggggggagagatttcTCCAATATAGTATTTCAGACCAAGACTTT AGCTATAAAAAGCAGCGAGTTGACGAATTAAAGGAAGTGGTAAGGAGAGAGGTATTTTTAGAATGTTATGATAATGTTTCATATGTGTTGAAGATAGTGGATGATGTTCAACGTTTGGGATTGTCGTATCATTTTGAAAATGAAATAGAAAAAGCGCTACAACACATTTACGATAACACTATTCATCAAAACCACAAAGATGAAGATTTACATGACACTTCTACCCGCTTTAGACTATTGCGCCAACATGGATTTATGGTTTCATCTA atatatttaaaatatttaaagatgAGCAAGGGAATTTTAAGGAGTGCTTGATAACTGACATTCTTGGTTTGCTGAGCTTATATGAGGCCTCACATTTAAGCTATATTGGCgagaatatattaaatgaagcACTTGCTTTCACCACCACTCACCTTCATCAGTttgtgaaaaatgaaaaaacacaTCCATTATCAAATGAAGTATTACTAGCCTTGCAGAGACCTATAAGAAAGAGCCTAGAGAGGCTCCACGCCAGGCATTACATTTCATCTTACGAAAACAAGATTTCTCATAACAAAACATTGCTAGAACTTGCAAAGTTGGATTTCAATCTATTACAATGTTTGCATAGAAAAGAGCTTAGTCAAATTTCcag GTGGTGGAAAGAAATAGACTTTGTACACAAACTACCTTTTGCAAGAGATAGGATTGTGGAGCTATACCTTTGGCTATTAGGAGTTTTTCATGAACCTGAATTGTCACTGGCAAGAATTATTTCAACAAAAGTTATTGCATTGGCCTCAGTTGCAGATGATATTTATGATGCATATGGTACATTTGAAGAGCTTGAGCTCCTTACTGAATCAATTAATAG gtgGGACTTAAATTGTGCGGATCAACTTCGTCCAGAATGTTTACAGACATTTTATAAGGTTCTTTTAAATTGTTATGAAGAATTTGAGAGTGAGCTTGGAAAGGAGGAAAGTTACAAAGTTTACTACGCAAGAGAAGCG ATGAAAAGATTACTTGGAGCATATTTCAGTGAAGCTCGATGGTTGCACGAAGGATATTTCCCTAGCTTCGATGAGCATTTGAAGGTTTCTTTGATTTCTTGTGGATACACCATGATGATAGTGACCTCTTTAATTGGCATGAAAGATTGTGTAACAAAGCAAGATTTTGAGTGGCTCTCAAAAGACCCCAAGATAATGAGAGATTGCAATATCCTTTGTAGGTTCATGGATGACATAGTCTCTCATAAG TTTGAGCAACAAAGAGATCATTCACCGTCTACCGTTGAGAGTTACATGAGGCAATATGGGGTGTCAGAACAAGAGGCATGTGATGAGCTAAGAAAGCAAGTGATTAATTCATGGAAAGAAATAAACAAAGCATTCCTCAGGCCTTCTAATGTGCCTTATCCAGTTTTATCTCTTGTTCTCAATTTTTCGAGAGTAATGGATCTTCTCTACAAAGATGGTGATGGCTATACGCATATTGGAAAAGAGACAAAAAATAGTGTTGTTGCGTTACTTATAGATCAAATCCCGTGA